In the genome of Desulfuribacillus stibiiarsenatis, one region contains:
- a CDS encoding DUF551 domain-containing protein has translation MNKWIDVNERMPETKKDCWVWVQPTNGEEGFCSKMYLSSSGRWHITMIKSLDDSDQYQVVAWQPYYEPEPYVAHK, from the coding sequence GTGAATAAATGGATAGATGTAAATGAAAGAATGCCTGAAACAAAAAAAGATTGTTGGGTGTGGGTACAACCTACAAATGGTGAAGAAGGTTTCTGTTCGAAGATGTATCTAAGCTCATCTGGTAGATGGCATATAACTATGATTAAAAGCTTAGACGATAGCGACCAATACCAAGTAGTAGCTTGGCAACCTTACTACGAGCCAGAACCGTATGTTGCACATAAATAA